TTCCACTGCcatcattctttttctttttgaccGAACCAAAACCACGAAGCCATATCTCTCCCCCTACTTCTCTGTTCGCCATCGGCAATCCCCTGCCATCATAGctaccccctctctctctctttttctccttATCTTTATAATCCCTCTGTCACTAACTTGCTCTTGTCTCTATTTGATTCCACACTAAATTCCAAATCTGCATCTCAAGTAGAGAACCTTACATCGAACAAATTAAAACACTGACGTATCCCATACTCAATCATCAAAAAATCGATATTTTAAGTAAATATCTATACTCAATCATCAAAATCTAGAAAATGATAACTCCTAAAATCATATCCCAAACCAAATTTAAGTATTTAAGCAGATAAAACTACTCAATTGAAAGGAGGTGATAGTGAGTTGGTGCAATAAAAaagcagaagaagaaaataatgtTAGTGGacaatttattcattaaattatTGACTTAACGATTTGCGTAGGTAAGATCCGATCCGTTAACTCTAGACAGAGACATTAATGAAAGTGGCAGAATGTCTCAAGGAGTTAATCGTTAAGGGTCCCAATAAGATTATATGTCACGGCCCCAAAATGAGCCATGACCGACGCTTAGGAAAATAATCCCATAGCAAGCCTAACATACTCAAATATAAGTTGAATAAGAAtgttacaaatattttacaaattctaaaataaatagttatacatttttaacaaaaattaaaataattaaaaatagttgGATCTTGCTTGTGACATATGGAGCATATAACATCTAGGGACTCAACAAAAAATAGGTACCCAGTGTAGATCGTTACTCTTGAATAGAAAGTCTCACATAGTCAAGTATTTGTTCCtgaaaaatgtttttagaaAAACGGGGTGAGTTTTACAATCGAATGACTAAACAATATATCTATAATCAACATGAGACCATATAAAccattgttattaaaatcagaCCAGACCGATCGATTCAACCAAAAAATCGATAAACCGAACTCTATACTGATCTGGTCCGATTATTGGACCGCACAAGACAACGAATCGGTACGAATCGGTCAAACTCAAAGTGAATCAGTGGAAACCGATTAAATTCAGTAAAGACCGATCCGACCAAACCGCTTCAGTTTCAAAATGTTCTCAAAATGAAAGAGATGGGGTTCAAACCCCCTCTTCAAGGAGAGAAATGGTAGTCACAACCACTAAGCTGACTTGtttgttattaatatatttgcaaattaaatacatataaatatctTTCAGCAAATAATTtacttctatttaatttattttaattttaattataaactcactcattcttaaattaattatatttttatttaacaataattataaattcacttatttttttctttcataattatataatatctattaatattatttttcaataaatacttgtagtatatatactagtataatagatataaactaattaataaattattaaaatttgaaaataatagttattttaatataaaactaaaataaaaatatttatgatagagtaaaattaacaaaatacttaTTGTTTCTGTTCCATATTGTTTTATAATAgcttgatatttttgaaatattagtgaaaatatgtattttaaattttaatgttaaattttttactatgttttattttttatttatataggaCCGGGTCAATCGGTTCAACCAATGACCCAGTGACCCAATAAGCCGACCGGTTCGATTCTAACAACTATGATATAAACATTAttaccaaattaattttaattagaaaatagtaGTTAATAATCATAAGTGAAGCAATAAAAAAGTTctcatataaaaatcaaatcaaaatttcacaCTTGGGGCGGCTCTACCTCTATGGGTAGCCCTTTTCTCTAGTGTGTCCGTACGGAATAACAGATCCAACGTGTGGCCTACACGTTAGTCTAGCAACGCCCCTGCTAGCTGAGGTCTGAGCCAGATGCATCTAGATTAACGTCATAACCACTGTTAACTATAGTTTTCTAATACAAGtctcccaaaccaattcaaaacatataattttaaatataaccaatctttgatctttcaaatatatacagtatcaaatcaaattaaataatactttctcatcaaaaatcatttttaatcaTATGAAATGTCAAATATACTTTACAAATTCAGAATATATAAGTGAGTATCAATAATACTTCAATGTTTCAGAAACAcatattcaaataaaatcaaatattctaaaataatacaaaacttTATCAAACATGTATACAGTCTCATGTACAAATTGAAAAtctgaattttacaaaaataaatatttagttcTATAAATccattattaaaatcaaattcaaatcttttgtTAGTAACTAgtaagtatagactattatagtCATAAAATCAAGCAGCATATAATTATAGATGTAAAGCTAAAGAATTATAAACGTAAAGCTTACTCATAGTGTAGTCCTAAGAAACCGAATAGACCAAATCCAAAGTGCCGAATTAAAGGATACTAAAGAGCACAGAATTTGGACTGGAGTAGTAGTAACAATTTCAATTCTCATTGTAGTAACGTCAACAACAGCCCTAATAGCAACAACATGAGACAACCATGGTAACAATGACAGTGAATCCAACAGTCTAAGGTGGTTTAAAATTGAGCAAAGGCAGAAAGGAATATCAAACAAGATAGGACAAAGTCAATAATAAGGCTTTACGGCAAGAGAAGGTAGAACAAGATTAGTCTTACCAAAGGAAACAAGGGGATAGAGCATCAGCAGTTCCGGTGACCCTCTCCAGCATCGACGGTGAAGGACACAGCAGAATAACAGTGGCAGTGGTTCCTCTCCTCTGGCAGTGACTTAAGCAGCAGCACTACAAGCTCTGACGAACAGGGGAGAGGCACGGGTTAGCCGCGGTGGAGCAGAGTAGAGGCGGAGGTAGCTTCGGGATGCACCAGCGGTGAGCTTCAGCGATGACAATGTCTCCCTCCGACGTAGCCCCTTCGACAGCGACGACCGTTACTCCAACGACAAGTCCCAGTAGCGACGATAGTGGTGCTTCCTTCTCTCTATCCATCTCTCTCCTTGTTCGTCTCTCTCGTTGTCAATGATGACAGCAACTCTAACCCTGTCGGccctcttccttcttttcttcctttcttctcttccttctttctcttaTTCACTCTCTCTACTTCTCTTCtctgatttgaaaaatatgtgTTGGTAATTagaaaattaggattaggatttggtttggaaaaaagaagaataaggatATTGTAAGAATTTTAGATTATACTTTCATTAGGGATAAAAAGAGATTTTCGTAAATTTGTTAGAGGTTGGGGTGAAATTTCACTCATTAAATATTGaccaaaaatactaaaaaacacTTCCAAAAATTGATCGGTATTTACTATTTggtattgttaaaaaaaaagatacgaCACagatttttacatttttatttataattagggcaatttaccaaaataaataatttggcTTCTAATTTTACCATAATACACCTTTTGCAAAACGGATACTAAAAtgcatatttttcaaaactatGTAAACCTTGACAATGGACTCACAGTTTACAAACGTCCATAATCCATGGTAGGAGTGTCGCGGTTTGTGCGTGAATTACAAACGTCCATAAACCGCGACTCTTTTACAGTAAATTATGTGCAGTTTGACTTTGAACATAATCCACAAAACCTGTAACAATTTATATTCATTTGTAAAATCCTGAATCTCTATCGCAATTtacataatttataaaaaaaatatatttgtaaaCCGTgaattacaaaatatttattctgataaaattaaaagccaaattatttattttgataaattgtccttataattatgttttaaaatgCCACTTTTATCCTAAATCTaattccttttttcttctttttccccaTTCTCTGTCCACAGGCCTCCATCCTCCTCCGCTCTCTCTTCCCTCCTCCCTCTTCCTCTCCCATTGTCATTTCGCTCCGCCACCACTCACTCTTGAACCAATTCACAAGCCTTTCCTACTCAATCCTCCTTCTTCTAAAAAGCCGTCGTTTCAACAACACCGTGTTTGGAGCACCAGCATCATAAAGGGTGCAATAGCAGAGTTAGAAGGAGACCTAGAGCTTCCACCAAACGCGGTTCGGAGAAAGAGGGACCCAAATTGGAGAGGTGGCTTCAGCCTCGGAATTGATTTGGGCATGGCCCGCACTGGCCTCGCCCTCACTAAAGGCTTCAACATTCGCCCTTTAACCGTAATAactaactctctctctctctctctctctgcaaTTTTCATTTCTGAATCATGttattttgtgtcttatgatcgtAATAATAGTTGGTTTAGGTTTTGGAACTGCGAGGACAGAAGCTTGAGCTCAAGATAATTAACATAGCTGAACAACAGGTGTGGATTCTTTAAATTTGGTTAATGCAGATTCTTGTTTCTGTGTTCagggtttttaaaaaaaaatttgaagatgATGATTGTGGAAGTAACTGTAcgtgtatatgtatgtatgttttATATAGGAGGCTGATGAGTTCATAATTGGACTTCCGAGATCTTCTGATGGGAAGGAGACGCCGCAATCCAACATTGTTCGTAGTGTGGCAGGAAGACTCGCCGTTCGAGCTGCCGATAGGTATGCCTATTTGGTCTCTCTTTTTTCCAGTTTCAAGGAAAATGAACATTAAGTGGATGCATTGGTGGTTGTACAATTTGCATTACAGGCACATTGTTTTGTGCTATTTGGATATATATACTGTCACATCATGCAAATAGAAGCATTTGATTGAGTGTGAATATA
This sequence is a window from Arachis duranensis cultivar V14167 chromosome 2, aradu.V14167.gnm2.J7QH, whole genome shotgun sequence. Protein-coding genes within it:
- the LOC107475623 gene encoding uncharacterized protein LOC107475623; amino-acid sequence: MTMSPSDVAPSTATTVTPTTSPSSDDSGLHPPPLSLPSSLFLSHCHFAPPPLTLEPIHKPFLLNPPSSKKPSFQQHRVWSTSIIKGAIAELEGDLELPPNAVRRKRDPNWRGGFSLGIDLGMARTGLALTKGFNIRPLTVLELRGQKLELKIINIAEQQEADEFIIGLPRSSDGKETPQSNIVRSVAGRLAVRAADRGWRVYLQDEHGTTTEAVNRMITMGLSKSSQQRKLDAYAAMMVLERYLSTSGQGTELVLPKNLELQEKLRRGPPKDADFFSDED